In the genome of Megalops cyprinoides isolate fMegCyp1 chromosome 18, fMegCyp1.pri, whole genome shotgun sequence, the window ACAGTGCTACAGCACTACAGCCCAAATAACTAACAAAAGACTGGAGGGAAAAGTCCACTATGCAATTTAATTGTTGCCACACCTTCAGACCCATATGCAGGTGATGTGACCACGGCAAGAGCCAATGGATTGCActctcaaatgaaaaaagatcacGTAAGACTGTACCCGTCCCAACTAGGTAACTGGTCATGTTAATTATAAGTAAACAATAATATGTACATCAAAAAACTATGGGTGCTCAGTACAGTGAGAAATACAGTCAAACATAAATAGCTGTTGTAATGCTATCATACCAAAGTTTAAGGAAAAAGATATGCAAAACGAGATGAGGACCTGGTTAAAAACATAAAGTGTTTTAATCTCTAGGTGAGGTTAGGTTGTGTACGTTAGACAATTGTCAAGTGAAATTCTTTCACAAAAAACTTAAACTCCCTGTTAACTGCCATTCCCTGGTCCactgtcaataaaaatgtctgaactTCTGTTTAGTTATTTCAGGTCACAGTCATATGTCATTTAGGAGTGGGCACTACCTGTGTGTAGACTGTTCTCTtggatgtaaatgtttttggGAGAGCTTGCAAAGTGTTATCTAGCTTCAATGGATATCACTAAAATCAGATTTAAGTGAGAACAGAACGTGATGTAATGACAAGGATGATAATAAGAAAAAGCTTACCGTAACAGGTCCAGAGTATTCCACAGGTAAAACTGTATACACACTATAGATTTACTTTGAACTTCCTCTTGACTGATGAtcaccacaaacaaaacaaaattcctcTCCGTAACCTatggaaatgaattaaaaaaagcacGTCTTTGTCTACTGAAAAAAATTGCGTTCATTGCCGTGGGTCTGTTCCCActtcagacagagaaaagcCATTATTTAACTGGACGGTTAAATTTATCACAAAGAACActgtaaacattgtaaaaatattcttttggaGTTTCAGAGTAGCTGCCCAGTGTTAATGAATTATTACTGGAAAGCTCCTgaaggtgtttgtgttttctctgagcTAACAGATATTTTGGGGTCTAACTGGcggtatttttttttggttcctgATAGTCTGAATGTTTTGACTTGATCCCTTTACTCTCCTTTGTCTCTCAGCAAAACACTCTGTCTCAGACAAGATATCCAGTCTGAGGGCACAGTCAAGGTTAAGGTCATTTCAGCTCCACTGCAGTAATAATTTGAGTTTGAGCTTTATTGATCAACAGTGGTGTAAAGCCAAAGTCAATTTGGGGATATGAAATGCTAcgtaaaatgctaaaatgtcaGACACTATGCATCTGCGGCTTTTGGTTCTAGTTCTCTTTTAGTTGTAGTCAGTTCTTTGACTGTAGTTGAATTCTTGTCTTGGGATTTATTTTCTgcagcatacagtatatgattgTTCCATGTCATCGCTCTCCTCTCTTGACTAAAAGACTTAATGAAGAGGGACTGTAAAAGCAACAAATGGGTTAGCCTTAACATAACATTTCGAGGAAAAACATCCTGGATCATCACATCAAAAGCAAACAAGAATATTTTCCTCTTCACAAACAAATCACCCTCACGCAGACTATgcatgcacacgctcacacacccATTATCTTGGCAATACAGCCACTTGTTACAGTGGGAATCGTAAATGTTtccagcatcagcatcagctgTGCCTGAATAAACATCAGCACACATACCTGAATAAACCGGGGCAGAAGCAGTCCTTTCTCAATGCCGTCTGCGATATGAAACAActccagcactgacagcagctgaCACAGGCTCATCACAACCCCGACGGAGTAGAAGGTGTCAGCAAGGGCATCTGGGAAAGGCAAAAGGCCACGCTCGTGTAGAAATACAGAGAATTTCTGACACTCCCACCTGCACAATTGGCCATCTACCCGCTGCTCATGAGATCTACCCGCTGCTCATGAGACCTCATTAGCAGCTCATGACAGCTTTGAGTTACTTTTATATATGAAGCAAGCTATTGGACTTTTGAACCACAAACCAGGAGGGGAAAATAAGTGGGATGCGATGATCAAgttgttctttttcagtttctgtgacATGACATGGCTTTGGTCATACTTACCCTCATTAACTCTGACTTTCTAATATTACTCTGAACCTTGATGCATCGACACCAGCTAAAATAAGAGGGAGTGCTGAGTTCTTATGAcctgtgctgcatttttttttataaggaACAAATCCTAACCTAATGCCGTGCGCGGTCTTACCTCCCCCAAATGAAAAGAATCGGGCTGTCATATTGGCAAATATCCATGTATGCCCGCAGAACTGTAGCAGATTATACAGGAAAAGATATGCCAGTCTAATGCTGCACCTttatggaaggaaaaaaaacaacaaaacagaacagaacaataATGAAGAATTTCAAACGTATGGGGTGAGACCCCTTGCCATGCAATGTAAGGGTATATGACAGatactgcatgcattttgtaGAGCTTTGCGTTTTATTACTTTGCACTTActaatgaaatttattttttcctcaaatgttctattttaacttacaatttattttaatgacaacATGCAATAAtgtcaattgaaaaaaaaaaccttttcgTCTCTAAAATGGCACCATCTAATAATTATGTTATGCAaagtatttttactttttttttttttttttgtaaactacGCAGATATAGGGCTTacatcattttttcagttttctacAGATAACGCTGGTCCGCACTTTTTCTTTCGTGAGATTCAACAAAATTCCTCAACAGGTCATGGCATATCCCGGTAAACTGCTCGTTAACCATGAACAATATGGTACGAAATTATGGAACACAAAAACCATAAACACGCGTGACCTCATTTCAGCAAGGCAAACTGTGGACGCAAATACTTAACAGAATCCGTAAAATTCTGTTGGCACGCTGCATCGCTCTGTGAGTTTGCCACACAAATCGTTTTCCACTTCTGCAACCGAATCTACGCGAAAACCGCCCGCTACATTCCTGACTAGGCtagtttgttttgtaaatgcatgtttcagCTAGCTACGAGCAGATAAGTGCAACAGACGCAGACGTGCTGAAGTCCTTACCTCATTTCGCATTACCCTCATATATCCCAATCTGAAGTTGTTCCCTTAAGCTTAAATTTGATATTGGCCGGAGGAATCGGAGGAAGTCATCGCCTCGGCTGCAACCCGTCTGACGTCAGAGCCTGAGGCTGGTTCGAGATGCATGAAAAATATTCCTTGCTTAAGATGAGCTAGGTGTGTAAACCCAACTTCAAGCACTGATTTGTTGAATCGTATTGTTTGCCTGTTGGGTGTAGCTgcgattttttttctttcattatggtcattgcaaatgaaagcaaacCCACACTCGATATGTCGAAATACTTTTTACACTTAAATACTCTAGTTATTTTATAATGCTGAGAATAATCGCTTAAATGTGACATTCACGTGTTCTCAGTGAAACGTAAATATTAAAGATATGTCTGCACTCACACTGAGTAGAACGTATTTTTTTCCGATTAAACTGACATTTTGCCACACCTCTATGAACTTCTGTTGAGGGAAATTTAGGGCAGATTCAAAGAGGGATAATTTTACGTTACGCTTGTGACACCTACCGGAGAGAAATGGGATAGCCGGGTATTTCGTCTTTTTGGCGTCATGATAGTAGCAATATTGCTTTGGATACGGCTCACGGTAGAGTTCTCTTTTCAGCTTCATATTTGCCCTCCTACCCCAAGGTATGTGTAAACACGCACCCTTAtccaaaacaggcagaaagAATCGAAAAATCCGATGATGTAAATCAAACATAAATTTATGTTGCTCTCGAATGTAACCCAGAACCTATGCTCCGTACAAATCAATCAAATGCGAAACAAAAGCCACGTAAACCATTGAATCAGACTACTGTATACAATGAATGTAAAAAGGGCGTTTCTAAGCACAACAccatattaataaatataaagaaTGAATAAGACCAATCAAAGCATAAATCACTTTCATTTACTTAATTACATATGTCAGCattcaaaataatgtatttcaatATGGGGCAGAACAATGCGTTGTAGTTAATCATGACACGCAAGAAAATTATGACACATGGCTCCAGCATCCTAACCTCTAATTGTTCTTTTGGGGATACAAAGCAATTATAAATATCCAAAACATACAGGAGACCAATGTAGTCCattcaatatgaaaaaagacagtCCAAAAGCCcaacacaaatgtatgtgtgtgggggtttgTTATACTGAGACCTTCAGCAGACAAAGTTTGTTCAAGGTCCTAGGCAGTGTGGTAGTCTGAGTTCTAACCTGCACCTGCCTAACCAGCTCTTTGGAATCTGATGTGGTTTCTGTGACTTGGGCCATGATTCAAGAGTTGCATGAGTTGCAGAGTCATCAGCAAGGAGAACTATGGGAACAGGAAACAAAGTTTGGTCTTGTACTTGTCCATTTTTGACACCCCTGCAGCTCTGGCAGTTGTTTAGTCCACCTCTTCCAGAATAAGTCTGCCATATATCATTTTCTGCCATAGCAGTCCCCTGGGTTAAACACTCCAGATGGTAGAGTAGGCTTGGTGTTACGCAAAAAGACGGTTTCGGGGCCTATCATGACTGTACCTCACAGAGCACGGTCTAAGGTCTTTCATCATCAGGCATCTGTTGTCTGTTGATAACCACTCTTTTCCCTATTTGTCTCTCCCAGATGTTTCAGGGACATTTCAGCACCTGCACACCATCCAAGCCTTGAGTGGCTACCTGTAGTCCACGCTGTGCCCTCACAAGGTTCGTTGTATTGAGTACAGTAAGGGGGAGCCTTTGGGTTAAAGCATGTGTTTGGTTTGAATTTTAAACCAAAAACTGACCTGAGCCCACAACACGATAACTCATCCCGAGCCcaatgcacatattttattttgttgtctcACCCAACGTAAACCCTGAAATGGACTGAAATGTACACACGCGGGGCTCCCCGAGTGGATCAGTCAGCAGGGCTTGTCTTCAGCATATGCTGCGTCATACAGCGCAGCTCCACAATGCTCCTATCAGCATCAAACAATGGCTGGCACCCCAAAAATACACCGGCTTTGCTCTGCTGGAGTAGGGGTGGGTGTGTCGGCAGGTTTTACTcgtctctcctctcccaggcaccctgtgactcatcagAAGCCTATGAGCtgcactgatgatgtcactggagcTGAGTCTATTCCCCtgatcagggtttttttttttttttaaccgtaTTGCATCATGGGACTTggtagtgtgaaaaatggcaCACTCGTGTCTGCACTCCTTTGCAAATGGTTGGAGGGTGTTGTGGTTAAATCATTCTAATGTGAAATTGGTAATTACTGAAATGGACTTGCattaaggggaaaaagcattaaaatgtacatatacgTAATCCTGCCTGATTGTTCAAAAATGTGGTTCAATGGTTACCAATCCAATGTACGAACAAGACAAGACTGGCTTTTTTGGAGAAAGAAAATAGAACAAGGCTAGCTCAGTTTTTAGCATCACAGCTAGCTTgctttttataaaataaaataggtAGTTAAGTGGGACATTTCACAATGTGATCAAAAGAGATAGAACAAAGGAGATGTGGCCAAAAAAGGAAGGATGGCATGCCATTGGACAACAAAAATGTGGTGCAGCGTAGCATCATTGCATCACAGAGGCATGAAATGAAGATGATATGAAGCAATTCATCTGAACTTCAGAGTCAAATACGCTAGGCTTATTGtaattcataatttcatataacCTAAAATAATACCTGGCTAGCTGATGTCTCATCTTGGATGTGTGCGTATCAACTGACAGCAAAGCCTGAGCTTCTGCAGAACCCAGCCAAGCCTTCTCCCTGCCAGGACCTGTCACACTGGCAAACATAACAGCGCCAGCCTCCCGTACTGCCAAGAGCTTTGGGGTGACACTAGACCAACCTTTGTGGACCACATTGTGGTGGTCAGTAAGGCTTGCAGATTCTTCCCGCGCAACATCAGAAGAATCTGCTCTTTCCTCACCACCCACATGATGGTCCCATAGGTAGCTGCAGCTACTAAACTCCCATGTCTTTGCATTTAGTGCTGGTTTAAATGCTGGGATTCaccattgtgttttaattagcATTGTAACTGGCTATGTCCATTACTGCTTTTAACAATTGTATTTCCCCctattatatttttactttattttggtATTGCGTTTTAGTCCTTGTAACTTTGCTAACCAAGTGCAGTCATTGTTTTAAACTGTAACTCATATTGTTTGGCTTTAACAGAAGATACACAAGTGCAATGATTTTAATATCAAATGTTTTACTACTAGTATTATTAATGACATACTTACCAGGTAGGATATTTGTTAGTGTTATTTCTTCCTTATTTTCAAAAACCTTTCACTAGCAGTAGCATACCTCTTTCCCTACTTTGACTGCAGTATTGTTGCTAAGTGATGGGACGaagctggaggggggggggggtgggggtgggggggggaggggggggtgtaggttgggggggggtggcacaAAGCAGTAACCTGGAAGTTGTAACGAGTGCTGGGGAGCATGGGAATTGGAGGAACATGCAATTTTGGGTGAAGgtaatgttaatattacaagtgtatataaatatgttatttaatgtttattaaatatttaaatacattttttaatatataataaaaaacattatactgtatatatggcAACAGTTGTTTAGTATTACCCTTTGCAgtatattaaatttaattattttttattaattaaggGTCTGTGGTTTCCAGCCCCAGGAATGTTACTTACCGGGGATTTAGGGACCTCAGAAATGTTCTATAAGGAGACTGTGGTTAGAGCACTGAAAGGCTCAGTTGCCCTGAGGCACAGTAACTGCTTTCTGAGCCAATAAACAATAATCAATGCTAATATTCATGCATCACTGGCTGCCAGTAATGACTCACATCTCTTTCAAAATACTTATGTTAGCTTATCGGGCGGCGAAAGGAAGACGGTTCCCTTTTATCTTCGAACCACCATCATGCTTTACAAACCAGCCAGACCACTCCGCTCTGCAGCCTACGGATGCCTGGCTACTTGCCATGCCCCTCGTACCTGCACGCCTTTTACTCTTCTGGTCCCTGTGTGTTGGCATGAGCTTCCAGTTGTGCCCCGTAGAGCTGCTGGCCATCTTCTGTTGCAGGCTGAAGACCCGCTTCTTTTGGGTGCAGTTCAGCGCCCCGACCCAAGCTTCAAGTCTCCTCCTATTTGTATAGCTGTAGTGTGTGCTGAGGTTATAACAGtgcatgttatgtttttttttctggcaggcATGTTGTAATCTTTCTAAAGTGCATCTTTCCTTGCACTTAGGCATCGAAGCATGTGTGCACCCATTCCCCCAGCAGTGTTGGGGCTGACGTGTGCCTGAACATGGTTACTGTCCTGTATGTAAAGTCCTTCAAGCCATTCTATTACATGCGgtttgtatttgcacattacgagtcactccggataagagtgtttgctgaACAACTAAAATGTTAAAGAAATAAACTTGTCAGACCTATACTGTGAGTCACCAGAGGAACCGGTGCATAAATCACAAAGTAGCAGGATAATCTCCATGCTTCGCAATGTCTATTTAGTTGTGGTTTTCACTGGCATAGCCACTGGCAAGGTCCAAACAGGCCCATCAGAT includes:
- the hacd4 gene encoding very-long-chain (3R)-3-hydroxyacyl-CoA dehydratase 4 translates to MRCSIRLAYLFLYNLLQFCGHTWIFANMTARFFSFGGDALADTFYSVGVVMSLCQLLSVLELFHIADGIEKGLLLPRFIQVTERNFVLFVVIISQEEVQSKSIVCIQFYLWNTLDLLRYPYGLLALISTPSFDMMWAHHSLWIPVYPLSVLAEGVTIYQSLPYFESLRTFSFQLVMPVSIYIHFPYVLRGYLPLLAIGACFTMWQLLKDRRQQLDNWSKKIKRK